The following nucleotide sequence is from bacterium.
GATTTTTTCTAATAAATTTTTATCCGTGTCAATCCGTCTCATCCGTGTAATCCGTGTGCTATTATTGGTAATCTTTGTGTCTTTGTGCCTTAAGGGCTGAATAGTTACAAAAATTTCCCCTCAACTTTCATGTAGTTACTCAAAACTAAGTTACTTATCGCCGAGGACCACTGACAGCTAACTAAAGCAGCTTCTTTGCCTCCTCAATGCTGCTTCCCTTGTGAACCATACTACTTATGGCCCGGACTATCCTATCCGGATGCTTATGTTGAAAGGCGTTTCTTCCCATAGAGACCCCGGCTGCTCCGGCTTCTAATGCCCCTTTGACCATTTCCAAAAGGTCTTGATCGCTCTCCATCTTCTCGCCCCCAGCGATAACCACCGGGACAGGTGTTCCCTCAACCACCTCCCGGAAGGTCTCTGGTGAGCCGGTGTAATTGACCTTGACCATATCTGCTCCAAGTTCAGCCCCCACCCGAGCGGCATGTTTAACGTAACGAACATCAAATTGATTCTCGATTTTCGGCCCTCGGGTATACATCATAACAATGAGAGGTATTCCCCATTCAGAGCACTCTTTGGAAACTTCTCCTAAATCACGAAGCATCTGGCCTTCGGTGTTGGCCCCAAGATTTACATGCATGGATACGGCATCTGCCCCAAGTTGGATGGCCTCTTTGACCGTACAGACACAAACCTTGGCATCCGGATCAAGTCCTAAGGAAGTGCTGGCCGACAGATGCACAATAAGTCCAATATCCTTTCCGCTTTCCCGGTGTCCTGAAGCCACTATCCCCTTATGTAAAATGATGGCATTAGCCCCTCCCTCCACGATTAAATTGACAATCTTCCGCATGTCAGTAAGGCCCTTTATAGGCCCCAGCGTGGTTCCATGATCCATAGGGATAATAACGCTCTTGCCTGACTCCCGATTCATTATCCGTTCCATCCTGACTTTTTTCCCAATCATTTATTCACGCCTCCTTTTTCTCTCCGTATTGTCAAAAATTTGTAACCGTTCAGGGGGATAGTACTGGATCAATTTTTTCAGACTTTCAGGGGTTGAAACCGCTAAAACGCTTATGATTCTGGATGTTATCCTCTCTGTAACACCCTGATAAATCAGGGTGCTAAACTCAATAAACATGAGAATAGCACCCCGATTTATCGGGGTGAATGGGGAAATACTAATAAACCAAAGCAACCGCTTTAGCGGTTTAGTGGCTGAACGCTTACCAATATTTCTTTTATTCTCTTGCAAAATGCCTTTGATTTTAAGGCAGCGACCTCTACTTCATCCTTTGTAAGCCAACCTTCATAGAAATTTGTATGCAGGGCAGAAGCAAGAATAAATGCCTCCTTTAAGGCAATTTCATTTTCTTCAGAAGAGAGTTTAGAGGCCGCCTCAAATAGCCAGGCATGACCATTGTGACGGATGCCCTTACTTGTTGCCCATGCCTTTAACATTTGGGTTGCAGACCCCCAGTATTTCTCTCCTGCCTGTCGCAAATCACCCCCTTCAAACTCCTTCTCGCCTTGCTGTAGGTGTCTCTCTGCCTGCTCTATGTAGCGGTGTACATTATTGTTATTCCCTTTCCTCATCTTCTTCCTCCTTATACGCCCCTCTCTCTGTTAACTGATGAATAAGACTATAATGCCAATTTGACATTACCTTTCTCTTCTTGATTACGGATTTGCAGCAATGCCTCCAGTTCAGTAAGCACCCGAAGGTCTTTTGGTCGAGCTAATGACTTCTTTGCCTTTATTAGCCCTTCAAGAGTAAGCACATAGCATTTAATACCATAAGGCTCCAATATCTCAGAGTACTTGAGTAGATTATCATAATATCCTAAGCCCTGGACTTCACCAAGTAAATCTATATCTCCAACATCGGTCGAAAGGGTGAAGTTTAAGCCATTTTCAAGGGTTTTGGCATCGAAGGTAAATGGTAAATCCTTGGGAGCGCCTCTTAAGGTCGGATGGAAGTTGGATAATGCCTTAGCCAGGTTTTCCAGATTATCTTTATCCCGCGCATAACATATATCCAGGTCAAATGTCAAGTTTACCGACCCTTGAGCAATAGCGGCCAGGCCACCTATCACGATGTATCTTACACTGTGATCTTCTAAAATGCCGAGAATTTTCTTAATGTCTAACATCTGGGCGCTCTTTTTTCTGTTTGGCCCTTCTTAATTCCTCTGCAAAATTTAACCATTGTATAAAATTTTCTAGCCGTTCAGTTGGTGTTCGCCGGAGGTTTTCATATAAAAGGGTAAGGTCTATGCCTTCTTTCTTTGCCTTCTCAATCGCATCCATAGTCTTATCCTCAAAAACTGATGAACTCAAAACTCGGAACCCGAAACTTTTTTATTATATTACCCCGCCACCTTTGCCTTATCCGCGAGAATTATAGACACACCGCGAAAATAGACACCACCGATTACACAGATTG
It contains:
- a CDS encoding 2-amino-3,7-dideoxy-D-threo-hept-6-ulosonate synthase, with product MIGKKVRMERIMNRESGKSVIIPMDHGTTLGPIKGLTDMRKIVNLIVEGGANAIILHKGIVASGHRESGKDIGLIVHLSASTSLGLDPDAKVCVCTVKEAIQLGADAVSMHVNLGANTEGQMLRDLGEVSKECSEWGIPLIVMMYTRGPKIENQFDVRYVKHAARVGAELGADMVKVNYTGSPETFREVVEGTPVPVVIAGGEKMESDQDLLEMVKGALEAGAAGVSMGRNAFQHKHPDRIVRAISSMVHKGSSIEEAKKLL
- a CDS encoding PaREP1 family protein encodes the protein MRKGNNNNVHRYIEQAERHLQQGEKEFEGGDLRQAGEKYWGSATQMLKAWATSKGIRHNGHAWLFEAASKLSSEENEIALKEAFILASALHTNFYEGWLTKDEVEVAALKSKAFCKRIKEILVSVQPLNR